In Zea mays cultivar B73 chromosome 7, Zm-B73-REFERENCE-NAM-5.0, whole genome shotgun sequence, the following proteins share a genomic window:
- the LOC103633193 gene encoding uncharacterized protein → MCDSGVHVISCLDNYIMEVIDASLPLQDQTGANNPILCLRSIHWKNINQDYGVVEVSFSGRGGSDPDAYAVVLKRKLDLYYVVVAKFAAGTSAGRPRTFAKHDEKDVYSRRGHQKKRIIRFYETSKMLQSLCAREMQGHL, encoded by the exons ATGTGTGACAGTGGGGTTCATGTCATCAGTTGCTTGGACAATTATATCATGGAAGTGATTGATGCGTCTTTGCCCTTGCAAG ACCAAACAGGAGCAAATAATCCAATATTATGTTTGAGATCAATTCATTGGAAAAACATAAACCAAGATTATGGCGTGGTGGAGGTGAGCTTTAGCGGCAGAGGCGGCAGCGACCCCGACGCGTACGCTGTGGTGCTCAAGAGGAAGCTCGACCTGTACTATGTCGTCGTCGCCAAATTCG CGGCTGGTACTTCAGCAGGCCGTCCAAGGACCTTCGCCAAG CATGATGAGAAGGATGTCTACagtagaagggggcaccagaagAAGAGAATCATAAGATTTTATGAAACCAGTAAG ATGTTGCAGAGTCTGTGCGCTAGGGAGATGCAAGGCCATTTGTAG